The following is a genomic window from Polaribacter atrinae.
TCTATAGTTCTGTTGTAGTTTGTTGAGTAAATAGCATCAAACGGAACGTTTTTAAAATGATCAGCCCATTTTCGGGCCCTTTCTTGTCCGCTTTTATTCAAATTAGGATTTCTATTTGACTTATCTGTTCTGTCTTTTTCTGCATGACGAATTAAATAATACGTAGTTGTTTTATCGGAATTACAAGAAGTAAATAAGGTAAAAGTAAAGACAATAAGGAATAAAAAATTTTTCATAAGAGTAAGTTTGAGCAACGAATATAGTTAAAAAAAGAAAAAGCGATGTTTTTTAAAACACCGCTTTTTCTATATAATCTTTACTATTTTATGAATGTCTTTAGAGTGCATCTAGCAATGGATAAAAGATTGCTTTGTGCCTCTCTGATACATTCATTTTTAATTACTCTCTACCAAATCAGACTGATTTCTAAAAACCAACTGATCATCAAAAGCATCAATTAAAATAATGCTATCTGTGGTTATTTTTCCTGATAAGATTTCTTTAGAAAGCTGATTTAAAACTTCTTTCTGAATAACTCTTTTTACAGGTCTTGCTCCAAATTCTGGTTGATATCCTTTTTCAGCCAAATATGCAATTGCTTCATCAGTAGCGTCTAAAGTGATTTCTTGTTTACCTATCATTTTCTTTAAATGCTCTATTTGTAATTTTACAATTTCAAATATATTTTTCTTATTTAAAGGAGTAAACATAATTACATCATCAATTCTATTTAAAAACTCTGGTCTTACAGATTGTTTTAACAATGCTAAAACTTCAATTTTAGCCAACTCGGTTGCAGCGTCTATATCTGTTTTTGGATTGCTAAATTTATCCTGAATAATATGACTTCCAATGTTTGAAGTCATAATAATGATTGTGTTTTTAAAATCAGCTAAACGTCCTTTGTTATCTGTTAACCTACCTTCATCTAACACTTGTAATAAAATATTAAAAGTATCTGGATGCGCTTTTTCAATTTCATCTAAAAGTACTACCGAATAAGGTCTTCTTCTAACAGCTTCTGTTAATTGTCCACCTTCATCATAACCAACGTATCCCGGAGGCGCTCCTACCAATCTACTTACAGCATGTTTTTCTTGATATTCGCTCATATCTATACGAGTCATGGCGTTTTCATCATCAAAAAGATATTCTGCTAAGGCTTTTGCTAACTCAGTTTTACCAACTCCGGTGGTTCCTAAAAACAAGAAACTACCAATTGGTTTATTTGGGTTCTGTAAACCAGCTTTAGATCTTCTAACGGCATCAGAAATGGCAACAATTGCTTCTTCTTGTCCAACAACTCTTTTATGTAACTGACCTTCTAGTCTTAGTAATTTCTCACGTTCAGACTGAATCATTTTGGTAACAGGTACACCGGTCCATTTGGCAACTACTTCTGCAATATCATCATACGTAACCTCTTCTTTTATTAAAGATTTTTCAGATTGATTTTCTGCTAATACTTTTTGGAAAGCTTCTAAATCTGTTTGCGCTTTTTTAATTTTTCCATATCTAATTTCGGCTACTTTTCCGTAATCTCCATCACGTTCTGCTTTTTCCGCTTCCATTTTTAAATCTTCTATGGCAGCTTTTGCATTTTGAATATTATCAACAACGTCTTTTTCAGACTTCCACTTAGCGTTCATTTCATTACGCTCTTCTTTTAGGTTTGCTAAATCAGAACGTAAAGATTTTAACTTGGTTTCATCCTTTTCACGTTTTATAGCTTCTATTTCAATTTCTAACTGCATCACTTTTCTGTCTAAAACATCTAGTTCTTCTGGTTTAGAATTGATTTCCATACGCAATTTTGCCATCGCCTCATCCATTAAATCAATCGCTTTATCTGGTAAAAAACGATTGGTAATATAACGTTGAGATAATTCTACAGCACCAATAATGGCTTCATCTTTAATACGAACCTTATGGTGAGTTTCATACTTATCTTTAATTCCTCTTAAAATAGAAATGGCACTTTCTGTATCAGGTTCATTTACTTGTACTTTTTGAAAACGTCTTTCTAGAGCTTTGTCCTTTTCAAAATATTTTTGATATTCATCCAACGTAGTTGCACCAATTGCACGCAACTCTCCACGTGCCAAAGCAGGTTTTAGAATATTTGCGGCATCCATAGCTCCTTGTCCGCCACCGGCACCAACTAAAGTATGAATTTCATCAATAAAAAGAACAATATCTCCATCGGCACTTGTTACTTCTTTAATAACTGCTTTTAAACGCTCTTCAAACTCACCTTTATATTTTGCCCCTGCAATTAATGCTCCCATATCTAAAGAGAAAATAAGTTTTCCTTTTAGGTTTTCTGGTACATCTCCATCTACAATTCTGTGTGCTAAACCCTCTGCAATAGCTGTTTTACCAGTTCCTGGTTCTCCAACTAAAATTGGGTTGTTTTTAGTTCTACGAGATAAAATCTGTAATAATCTACGGATTTCCTCATCTCTACCAATAACAGGATCTAGTTTACCATCTTGTGCTAATTGGTTTAAGTTTTTAGCAAATTTATTTAAAGAATTATAGGTTTCTTCTTGACTTTGAGAAGTTACTCTTTCTCCTTTTCTTAACTCATCAATAGCTGCTTGTAAATGTTTTTCTGTAACACCTTGGTCCTTTAAAACTTGCGCAATATTGCTTTTAGATTTAAAAATTGCTAGAATTAAATGCTCTATAGAAACATAATCATCCTTCATTTTTTTAGCTATAACTGCTGCTTCTGTTAATGTTTTACTAGCTTCTCTAGAAATCATTAATTCAGCACCAGAAACTTTAGGTAAACTCTCTAATTGTTTGTCTAAAATTTGAGTTACAATATTTATATTGATGTTTAATTTTTTTAAAAGAAAAGGTAAAACATTTTCATCTACTTCTGTTAAAGCTTTAAAAATATGTTCGTTTTCTATTTGATTATGACCAAAACCTTGCGCAATCTGTTGCGCCATTTGTATGGTCTCTTGCGATTTTGTTGTATAATTGTTAAAGTTCATTTTTCTAAATTTTTATTTTTTTTGAAAACAATAGAGCAATTTTAATACCATTTAGTTATTGTGCTTAAAATGAGTCATTTTGTCTTTAAACACCTTGTTTTTACTGACTTTTTGACAAATGAAAGTTTCTTATATTTACATCGACAAAACAACTAAAAAACATACAATGAGTATATTTAATAAGATTTTTGGATCAAAAGAGGATGATACATCAAAAGTACAAAAAGTGTCATACTTAAAATGGATTCCTTTAACTTCTATAGATCAATTAGAAGAAATTAAAGAAATTTCTAAAACGGAAGCTGTTTTAATTTTTAAACATTCTACAAGATGTGGTATTAGTAGCATGGTTATTAAACAATTTGAAAAGCTTTTTACAGAAGAGCATCAGAATTTAAAAGTCTATTATTTAGATTTATTAAATTACAGAGATATTTCTGATGAAGTTGGTTATACCTTTCAAGTTATGCACCAATCACCACAGTTAATTGTTGTTAAAAATGGTATTTCTGTAGAGAATGCATCTCATTATGAGATCACAAATACAAATTTATCGAGATTTGTATAGGATAAACTTGCATAAACCCTTATTTAAGTCTTATTTTTGTAGCCTAAATTTATATTCCTTTGGCAGAGATAGACACTTCAGTAAAGAAAGTAGGTAAAGAATTATACGGATATCAACAAGATGCACTTCAAGAGATTTTTAGAAGGTTTAAAGATGCACCTAAAGATTATCATTTATTGTATCAATTACCTACAGGAGGAGGGAAGACTGTAATTTTTTCTGAAATTGTAAGACGTTATTTAGAAACTTTTAAGAAGAAAGTTTTAGTCTTAACCCACAGAATTGAGCTGAGTAAACAGACATCTAGGATGTTAAAAGAATTTGGTGTTTCTAATAAGATCATTAACTCTACAGCAGTACTAGATGACCAAGATGATTTTAATTGTTTTGTGGCAATGGTTGAAACCTTAAAAAATAGGTTGAATGATGATAAACTAGATATTTCTGATATCGGTTTGGTTATTGTAGATGAGGCGCATTACAATTCTTTTACAAAAATCTTTAAATTTTTTGATGAATCTTTTATACTTGGTGTAACCGCAACTCCTTTAAGTTCTAACATTAAATTACCAATGTATGAGAACTATCAAGAACTATTTGTTGGTGAAACAATTCAGCATTTAATTGATAATGAGTATTTAGCAAGTGCAAACTTATGTTCTTATAATGTTGGTTTAACATCATTAGAAGTAGGTGCAAATGGAGATTATACGGTAAAGTCTTCTGAAGATTTATATACCAATTCAGACATGCTTTCTAAATTGGTTTCTGCGTATGAAGAAACTGCAAAAGGAAAGAAAACTTTAATTTTTAATAATGGTATTAACACCTCTATACAGGTGTTTCATGCGTTTAAAAAAGCAGGATATCCTATTGCGCATTTAGACAATACCAATACAAAAGCAGAGCGAGAGCTTATTTTAAAATGGTTTCATAAAACACCTGGGGCAATTATTACTTCTGTTAGTATTTTAACAACGGGTTTTGATGAGCCAACCATTGAAGCAATTATATTAAACAGAGCAACAAAATCGTTAACTTTATACTACCAAATGATTGGTCGTGGTTCTAGGGTTTTAAATGATAAAAAAACTTTTGATGTTATCGATTTAGGTAACAACTTTCATAGATTTGGTCCTTGGGGAGCAGATTTAGATTGGGAAAAAATGTTTAGAGCACCAGACTATTATTTAAATGCAATTCTTTCTGATGAAGATATAGAAAGCACCTTTAGATATGAGTTAACGGCAGATGTAAAAAAAGAATTTGAAAAATCTACAGATACTTATTTCGATATGAAAAAAGTATACATAGATACCATTAGACAAGGAGAGTCTTCTAAAAGAGTTTTAGAAAAATCTATTGTACACCATGCAAAAATGTGTATAGAAAATAGTGAAGATGTTTTTGATGCATTAATCTTAGCAAAATTATTAGGCGAAGAAATTGATGATAGAATTAATAGATACGCAAAGTGTATTTCTAAAAGTACACACAATTTTGTAACTTGGTTAAAAGACGATTATAGAAAAAAATTAAACGCTTATCTAAGAGCAAATTTTGATGAAGATTACGAAGAAATTCATGGTCATCCACCAATTGAAGAATAAAATATAAACTAAAAAGCGCTGATTTTTCAGCGCTTTTTTTATTCAATAGGTTTTCCTTTTTTTATCAATAAAAAGTTGTTTTTAAGCGTTGTTAATTTCTTTTTTTTAGAATTAAGGTTAAAATTATTTATGTAAACATCTGTAAGACCAATGTTTAAAAGGAATAAAATAAATTGAAAAATAATTTCATTTTTTTTTGACTTTTGTTTTTTATATTCAAAAATAATATACATTTGCTTAACTTATTTAAGTAAAATGTTTAGTTTTTCTTATTTCGGAAATATCTTTCTATCGGAGAATGAAAGTTATATCGCATTTTGGAAATGCAACGAAAAAATTAAGGTATCTCCATTTTCAATTCTTCCAGAATTGCAGCTTTTCTCAAAGTTGCACGTGGTTTACTTGCAAATATTACAGTGATAACATCCCTTTTTTTTAAGGTTATAATTTCTATTCTAAAACAGGCATTTGTTTTAGTTCAGACGGATTTATCATACAAATAATTTAAACAACAAAGTGAACACAAAATACATAGATTTAGTCGAGCAAACGTTCGATTTTCCTCAGGAAGAATTCAAAACAGAAAACAACAAATTGTTTTGGCACGGAATTAATTTAATGGAGTTAATAGAGCAATACGGTTCTCCATTAAAATTTACATACTTACCAAAAATTTCAGAAAATATCAACAAAGCAAAAGGTTGGTTTCAAGAAAGCATTGATAAACACAACTATAAAGGGAAATACTTTTATAGCTATTGTACAAAAAGTTCTCATTTTAAACACATTTTACATGAAGCTTTAAAAAATGATATTCACATAGAAACGTCTTCTGCTTTTGATATAGATATTGTAAATAATCTAAAAAAAGAAGGTAAAATAAAAGAAGATACCTTTATTATCTGTAACGGATTTAAACGCGATCAATACATTAAAAATATTGGAGGTTTAATTAATTCTGGACATCAAAACGTAATTCCTATTATTGATAATTACGAAGAGATTAACCTTTTATTAGATGAAACGGATAAAAAATTAAATATTGGTATTCGAATAGCATCAGAAGAAGAGCCTAAATTTGAGTTTTATACCTCTAGATTAGGAATTGGTTATAAGAATATTGTTGCTTTTTATGAACGTGAAGTTGCAGGCAATACTCAGGTAGATTTAAAAATGTTACACTTTTTTATCAATACAGGTATTAAAGACAATGCATATTATTGGAACGAGTTAATGAAATGTTTAAACGTTTATATTAACCTTAAAAAAGTTTGTCCTACTTTAGATAGCTTAAATATTGGTGGTGGTTTTCCTATCAAAAATTCATTGGCATTTGATTATGATTATCAATACATGATTGATGAAATTATCAATCAAATAAATGAAGTTTGTAAAGATGCAGGTGTAGATGTACCAAATATTTTTACTGAGTTTGGAAGTTTTACTGTTGGAGAATCTGGTGCAGCTATTTATGAAATTTTGTATCAAAAGAAACAAAATGATAGAGAGCGTTGGAATATGATTAACTCTTCATTTATTACTACTTTACCAGATGCTTGGGCAATTAATAAACGTTTTATTATGTTGCCAATTAATAAATGGAACAGACAATATGAACGTGTTTTGTTAGGTGGTTTAACTTGTGATAGTGATGATTATTACAATTCTGAACAACATATAAACGGAATTTATTTACCTGTTTATGAGAAAGATAATCCTTTATATATTGGTTTTTTTAATACAGGTGCCTATCAAGAATCTATTGGAGGTTTTGGAGGTTTACAGCATTGTTTAATTCCGCATCCAAAACATCTAATTATAGATAGAGATGAAGATGGTAACATTGTGACAAAAATATTTAAAGAACAACAAAAAAGTAGCGAATTATTATCAATTTTAGGATATTAAAAAGAAAAAAATGAACACAAATAAAACATATGCAGGAATTCCAGAAGAATTTGGAAACCTGTCAACATCAAAAGTAGTTATTATTCCTGTTCCTTATGATGGAACAAGTACTTGGCAAAAAGGAGCAGATAAAGGGCCTCAAGCTTTTTTAGATGCATCAGAAAATATGGAGTTATATGATATTGAAACAGATTCTGAAGTATATAAAGAAGGCGTTTATTTAGCGGATGCAATTACAGAAAATTCTTCTCCAGAGGCAATGGTAGAAGAAGTGCATCAGATTACAAAAAAATACATTAATAGAAATAAGTTTGTAACTGTTTTTGGTGGTGAACATTCTGTATCTATAGGAACTATAAGAGCTTTTAACGAGTGTTTTAGAAGTTTAACGGTTTTACATATTGATGCACATGCAGATTTAAGAAAAGAGTATGATGGTTCTAAATGCAACCACGCTTGTGCTGTTTATGAAGCAAACCAAAACACAAATTTGGTGCAAGTTGGTATTAGAAGCATGGATATTTCTGAAAAAAGAGAGATGAATTTAGATAAAGTTTTCTTTGCACATGACATGGCTGTAAATGAAGACTGGATGGATGATGTGGTAGATCAATTAACAGAAAACGTTTTTATTACGTTTGATTTAGATGCCTTAGATCCTTCAATTATGCCTTCTACAGGAACTCCAGAACCAGGTGGATTGTTTTATTATGAAACATTAGAATTTTTAAAATTAGTTTTTAAACAAAAGAATGTTGTTGGTTTTGATATGGTAGAATTATGCCCTAATGAAAGCGAAAAATCATCAGACTTTTTAGCTGCAAAGTTATTTTACAAAATGTTAAGCTACAAATTTGCTTCTAATGATGATAGTTATGATATTGGTGATGACGCTACTGATGTAAATCCATTTAGTAAATTGTCTAAGTTTAAAGGTGATGATAACGACGATTTTTAGTTCTATAAAATGATAAAAAACATCGAGAATATTGAGCTTCATTATTTAACGTTAACAGATTACAAACAGTTAAAGGAAGCGATGATTCAGGCATATTCAAGTATGCCAGGTTCTTATTGGAGAGAAAATCAAATTAAATCTTTGATTGATAAATTTCCAGAAGGACAAGTTATTATTAAAGTAAATGGTGAGTTAGCAGGTTGTGCATTGTCTATTAAATTAGATTATGATGGTTTCGACGATCAGCATACGTATGAAGATATTACAGGGAATTATACCTTTGATACACATGATGAAAATGGAGATGTTTTATACGGAATTGATGTTTTTATTAAAAAAGAATACAGAGGTTTACGTTTAGGTAGAAGGCTCTATGATTATAGAAAAGAACTTGCCGAGAAACAAAATTTAAGAGGAATTGCGTTTGGAGGTAGAATTCCGAATTATCATAAATATTCAGCAACTTTATCGCCTAAAGAATATATAGAAAGTGTTAAACGTAAAGAAATTCATGATCCGGTTTTAAACTTTCAAATTTCGAATGATTTTCATCCTTCAAAAATTTTAAAAGGATATTTAGAAGGTGATGAGAATTCTGGTGAGTTTGCAGTTTTGCTTGAATGGGATAATATTTATTACGAGAAAAAATCTAAAAAAGCAGCTACAAAGAAAAAAGTAGTGCGTTTAGGATTGATTCAGTGGCAAATGCGTTTGTATAAAGATTTGGAAGAATTAATGCAACAAGCAGAGTATTTTGTAGACGCAGTTTCTGCTTACAGGTCTGATTTTGCATTGTTTCCAGAGTTTTTTAACGCTCCGTTAATGGCAGATAATAATCATTTACCAGAATCGGAAGCAATTAGAGAATTGGCAAAATATACACCAGAGATTGTTCAGAAATTTTCTGAGTTGGCAATTACGTATAACATTAATATTATTACTGGTAGTATGCCAGAAATTAAAGATGAGTTGTTGTACAATGCGGGCTATATCTGTAAAAGAGACGGTTCTACAGAACGTTATGAGAAATTGCATGTGACGCCAGATGAAGCAAAAGTTTGGGGAATGCAAGGAGGTAATGAGTTAAAAACCTTTGATACGGATTGTGGTAAAATTGGTGTATTAATTTGTTATGATTCTGAGTTTCCGGAATTAAGTAGAATTTTAGCAGAAGAAGGAATGGATATTTTGTTTGTTCCGTTTTTAACGGATACGCAAAATGGATATTCTAGAGTACGTCATTGTGCACAAGCTAGAGCCATAGAAAATGAATGTTATGTTGCCATTGCTGGTAGTGTTGGTAATTTACCAAAGGTGAATAATATGGATATTCAGTATGCACAATCTATGGTGTTTACACCTTGCGACTTTTCTTTCCCTGCAAACGGAATTAAAGCAGAGGCAACCACAAATACCGAAATGATTTTAATTGCGGATGTAGATTTAGATTTATTAAAGGATTTAAACCAGTTTGGTAGCGTACGAAATTTAAAAGATAGAAGAACAGATATATTTGAAGTTAGAAAACTTCCAAAAAAAAATAAAAAAATAAAATGAGCAAACCTATTACAAATTTTATAGAAAAATACTTTTTACACTTTAACGCTGCGGCTTTAGTAGATGCTGCAAAAGGGTACGAAGCACAATTAAACAAAGGATCTAAAATGTTAGTTTCTTTAGCGGGAGCAATGAGTACTGCAGAATTAGGGAAAATTTTCGCGGAAATGATTCGTAAAGATAAAGTACAAATTGTTTCTTGTACAGGTGCAAACTTAGAGGAAGATGTTATGAATCTTGTTGCACATTCTCATTACAAACGTGTGCCTAATTATAGAGATTTAACGCCACAAGACGAGTGGGATTTACTAGAAAAAGGATTAAACAGAGTTACAGATACTTGCATACCAGAAGAAGAAGCTTTTAGAAGAATTCAAGAGCATATTGTAAAAATATGGAAAGATGCAGAAGCAAAAGGGGAGCGTTACTTACCACATGAGTACATGTACAAATTATTATTATCTGGTGTGTTAGAGCAATATTATGAGATAGATATTAAGGATTCTTGGATGTACGCAGCAGCAGAAAAAAACTTGCCAATTATTTGTCCGGGTTGGGAAGATTCTACCATGGGTAATATTTTTGCTTCTTATGTTTTAAAAGGAGAATTAAAAGCAAGCACGGTAAAATCTGGAATTGAGTACATGACGTTCCTTGCAGATTGGTATACAAATAATTCTGAAAACGGAATTGGATTCTTTCAAATAGGAGGAGGGATTGCAGGAGATTTCCCTATCTGTGTGGTGCCAATGTTGTATCAAGATATGGAAAAACCAGAAACACCATTTTGGAGTTATTTCTGTCAGATTTCAGATTCTACAACAAGTTATGGTTCATATTCAGGAGCAGTACCTAATGAGAAAATTACTTGGGGTAAGTTAGATATTGATACGCCAAAGTTTATTATAGAAAGCGATGCTACTATTGTAGCTCCGTTAATTTTTGCTTATTTATTAGAAATGTAGCATTGCAGGTGCTTTTTTTATAAAAGCTGAATTGCTGATTTTTAACTTGTAATTAAAAAATCATAAAATAAGTGGAGTGTCATTCCGAAATGAGTCTTTTTTGACGATTGAGGAATCTCATATTAATTGAATAAATGATTATAAAATGAAAAGAGTAATCGTAGAATA
Proteins encoded in this region:
- the clpB gene encoding ATP-dependent chaperone ClpB; translation: MNFNNYTTKSQETIQMAQQIAQGFGHNQIENEHIFKALTEVDENVLPFLLKKLNININIVTQILDKQLESLPKVSGAELMISREASKTLTEAAVIAKKMKDDYVSIEHLILAIFKSKSNIAQVLKDQGVTEKHLQAAIDELRKGERVTSQSQEETYNSLNKFAKNLNQLAQDGKLDPVIGRDEEIRRLLQILSRRTKNNPILVGEPGTGKTAIAEGLAHRIVDGDVPENLKGKLIFSLDMGALIAGAKYKGEFEERLKAVIKEVTSADGDIVLFIDEIHTLVGAGGGQGAMDAANILKPALARGELRAIGATTLDEYQKYFEKDKALERRFQKVQVNEPDTESAISILRGIKDKYETHHKVRIKDEAIIGAVELSQRYITNRFLPDKAIDLMDEAMAKLRMEINSKPEELDVLDRKVMQLEIEIEAIKREKDETKLKSLRSDLANLKEERNEMNAKWKSEKDVVDNIQNAKAAIEDLKMEAEKAERDGDYGKVAEIRYGKIKKAQTDLEAFQKVLAENQSEKSLIKEEVTYDDIAEVVAKWTGVPVTKMIQSEREKLLRLEGQLHKRVVGQEEAIVAISDAVRRSKAGLQNPNKPIGSFLFLGTTGVGKTELAKALAEYLFDDENAMTRIDMSEYQEKHAVSRLVGAPPGYVGYDEGGQLTEAVRRRPYSVVLLDEIEKAHPDTFNILLQVLDEGRLTDNKGRLADFKNTIIIMTSNIGSHIIQDKFSNPKTDIDAATELAKIEVLALLKQSVRPEFLNRIDDVIMFTPLNKKNIFEIVKLQIEHLKKMIGKQEITLDATDEAIAYLAEKGYQPEFGARPVKRVIQKEVLNQLSKEILSGKITTDSIILIDAFDDQLVFRNQSDLVESN
- the speB gene encoding agmatinase; translated protein: MNTNKTYAGIPEEFGNLSTSKVVIIPVPYDGTSTWQKGADKGPQAFLDASENMELYDIETDSEVYKEGVYLADAITENSSPEAMVEEVHQITKKYINRNKFVTVFGGEHSVSIGTIRAFNECFRSLTVLHIDAHADLRKEYDGSKCNHACAVYEANQNTNLVQVGIRSMDISEKREMNLDKVFFAHDMAVNEDWMDDVVDQLTENVFITFDLDALDPSIMPSTGTPEPGGLFYYETLEFLKLVFKQKNVVGFDMVELCPNESEKSSDFLAAKLFYKMLSYKFASNDDSYDIGDDATDVNPFSKLSKFKGDDNDDF
- a CDS encoding arginine decarboxylase: MNTKYIDLVEQTFDFPQEEFKTENNKLFWHGINLMELIEQYGSPLKFTYLPKISENINKAKGWFQESIDKHNYKGKYFYSYCTKSSHFKHILHEALKNDIHIETSSAFDIDIVNNLKKEGKIKEDTFIICNGFKRDQYIKNIGGLINSGHQNVIPIIDNYEEINLLLDETDKKLNIGIRIASEEEPKFEFYTSRLGIGYKNIVAFYEREVAGNTQVDLKMLHFFINTGIKDNAYYWNELMKCLNVYINLKKVCPTLDSLNIGGGFPIKNSLAFDYDYQYMIDEIINQINEVCKDAGVDVPNIFTEFGSFTVGESGAAIYEILYQKKQNDRERWNMINSSFITTLPDAWAINKRFIMLPINKWNRQYERVLLGGLTCDSDDYYNSEQHINGIYLPVYEKDNPLYIGFFNTGAYQESIGGFGGLQHCLIPHPKHLIIDRDEDGNIVTKIFKEQQKSSELLSILGY
- a CDS encoding deoxyhypusine synthase family protein, producing the protein MSKPITNFIEKYFLHFNAAALVDAAKGYEAQLNKGSKMLVSLAGAMSTAELGKIFAEMIRKDKVQIVSCTGANLEEDVMNLVAHSHYKRVPNYRDLTPQDEWDLLEKGLNRVTDTCIPEEEAFRRIQEHIVKIWKDAEAKGERYLPHEYMYKLLLSGVLEQYYEIDIKDSWMYAAAEKNLPIICPGWEDSTMGNIFASYVLKGELKASTVKSGIEYMTFLADWYTNNSENGIGFFQIGGGIAGDFPICVVPMLYQDMEKPETPFWSYFCQISDSTTSYGSYSGAVPNEKITWGKLDIDTPKFIIESDATIVAPLIFAYLLEM
- a CDS encoding carbon-nitrogen hydrolase family protein, with amino-acid sequence MIKNIENIELHYLTLTDYKQLKEAMIQAYSSMPGSYWRENQIKSLIDKFPEGQVIIKVNGELAGCALSIKLDYDGFDDQHTYEDITGNYTFDTHDENGDVLYGIDVFIKKEYRGLRLGRRLYDYRKELAEKQNLRGIAFGGRIPNYHKYSATLSPKEYIESVKRKEIHDPVLNFQISNDFHPSKILKGYLEGDENSGEFAVLLEWDNIYYEKKSKKAATKKKVVRLGLIQWQMRLYKDLEELMQQAEYFVDAVSAYRSDFALFPEFFNAPLMADNNHLPESEAIRELAKYTPEIVQKFSELAITYNINIITGSMPEIKDELLYNAGYICKRDGSTERYEKLHVTPDEAKVWGMQGGNELKTFDTDCGKIGVLICYDSEFPELSRILAEEGMDILFVPFLTDTQNGYSRVRHCAQARAIENECYVAIAGSVGNLPKVNNMDIQYAQSMVFTPCDFSFPANGIKAEATTNTEMILIADVDLDLLKDLNQFGSVRNLKDRRTDIFEVRKLPKKNKKIK
- the ytxJ gene encoding bacillithiol system redox-active protein YtxJ codes for the protein MSIFNKIFGSKEDDTSKVQKVSYLKWIPLTSIDQLEEIKEISKTEAVLIFKHSTRCGISSMVIKQFEKLFTEEHQNLKVYYLDLLNYRDISDEVGYTFQVMHQSPQLIVVKNGISVENASHYEITNTNLSRFV
- a CDS encoding DEAD/DEAH box helicase; the encoded protein is MAEIDTSVKKVGKELYGYQQDALQEIFRRFKDAPKDYHLLYQLPTGGGKTVIFSEIVRRYLETFKKKVLVLTHRIELSKQTSRMLKEFGVSNKIINSTAVLDDQDDFNCFVAMVETLKNRLNDDKLDISDIGLVIVDEAHYNSFTKIFKFFDESFILGVTATPLSSNIKLPMYENYQELFVGETIQHLIDNEYLASANLCSYNVGLTSLEVGANGDYTVKSSEDLYTNSDMLSKLVSAYEETAKGKKTLIFNNGINTSIQVFHAFKKAGYPIAHLDNTNTKAERELILKWFHKTPGAIITSVSILTTGFDEPTIEAIILNRATKSLTLYYQMIGRGSRVLNDKKTFDVIDLGNNFHRFGPWGADLDWEKMFRAPDYYLNAILSDEDIESTFRYELTADVKKEFEKSTDTYFDMKKVYIDTIRQGESSKRVLEKSIVHHAKMCIENSEDVFDALILAKLLGEEIDDRINRYAKCISKSTHNFVTWLKDDYRKKLNAYLRANFDEDYEEIHGHPPIEE